In Drosophila subpulchrella strain 33 F10 #4 breed RU33 chromosome 3R, RU_Dsub_v1.1 Primary Assembly, whole genome shotgun sequence, the following are encoded in one genomic region:
- the LOC119563257 gene encoding zinc transporter ZIP1, producing the protein MNQTQVNNFLKCFLQIDEPAGRWTARHEGEDDDHDHDHDHDEEDEDGSGVLVAKVTAMVVLFCASAICGSIPFLLNRCYRWTESQTNARSAIVVKCLLYFGGGVLLATTFLHLLPEVQEVVEELQECNIIGELTFPLAELLMCCGFFLMYFIEEAMHTYVHHHQKDKAGAAFERGHSIRNSHLLKPTSEGTTTTTPTAPPPPLPGTAELGTLSVQNLLQSDLEQQKFASKPQNQANGHVHNHSHGHGHGHSHLPVIAEDASAGDMLASSLRGLFIVSALSLHELFEGMAIGLESSASSVWFMFGAVSAHKLVLAFCVGVELIVARTRMTLAVLYVLTFAVVSPLGIGIGILINHGQETTGPSLVSAILQGFACGTLIYVVFFEILSKNRSGLRAYLALFVGFLVMFGLQQLTSSGGHGHSHSHSSCSSTEDAHDHQETETRSSSGNAHGHEHDQDHPTHHNHAEELATVHQYEQQLQLLRQVTQKLLEARPKKDA; encoded by the exons ATGAATCAAACGCAGGTGAATAATTTCCTCAAGTGCTTCCTGCAAATCGATGAGCCCGCTGGCCGTTGGACAGCACGTCACGAGGGGGAGGACGACGATCATGACCACGACCACGACCATGATgaggaggatgaggatggGAGTGGGGTGCTGGTGGCCAAGGTCACCGCCATGGTGGTGCTGTTCTGCGCCAGCGCCATCTGCGGCTCCATTCCCTTCCTGCTGAACCGCTGCTACCGCTGGACGGAGAGCCAGACGAATGCCCGCTCCGCCATTGTGGTCAAGTGTCTGCTGTATTTTGGAGGAGGTGTCCTGCTAGCCACCACGTTCCTGCATCTGCTGCCGGAAGTCCAGGAGGTCGTCGAGGAGCTGCAGGAGTGCAACATCATTGGGGAGCTGACCTTTCCCCTCGCCGAACTGCTCATGTGCTGCGGTTTCTTCCTCATGTACTTCATCGAGGAGGCCATGCATACGTATGTCCATCACCACCAGAAGGATAAGGCCGGCGCCGCTTTCGAGCGAGGTCACAGCATCCGGAATAGCCACCTGCTGAAACCCACCAGCGAgggcaccaccaccaccactccAACTGCTCCACCGCCACCTTTGCCGGGCACTGCCGAACTGGGAACCCTGTCGGTGCAGAACCTTCTGCAGAGCGATCTGGAGCAGCAGAAGTTCGCCTCCAAGCCTCAGAACCAGGCCAATGGACATGTGCATAACCACAGTCATGGTCATGGACATGGTCATAGCCATCTGCCAGTGATCGCAGAGGATGCCTCCGCCGGGGACATGCTGGCCTCCTCGCTGCGTGGACTCTTCATCGTTTCCGCCCTCTCACTTCACGAACTCTTCGAGGGCATGGCCATTGGCCTGGAGAGCTCTGCCAGCTCGGTGTGGTTCATGTTCGGTGCCGTCTCCGCCCACAAACTGGTCCTTGCCTTCTGCGTGGGCGTCGAACTGATCGTGGCCCGCACTCGGATGACCCTGGCCGTCCTCTATGTGCTGACCTTCGCCGTGGTCAGTCCCTTGGGTATTGGCATTGGAATCCTGATCAATCACGGCCAGGAGACGACTGGACCCAGTCTGGTATCGGCCATCCTGCAAGGTTTCGCCTGCGGCACGCTCATCTACGTAGTGTTCTTCGAGATCCTCTCCAAGAATCGATCTGGTCTGCGCGCCTACTTGGCCCTGTTCGTTGGCTTCCTGGTCATGTTCGGACTTCAGCAGTTGA CTTCCAGTGGCGGACATGGTCATAGCCACAGCCACAGCAGCTGCTCGTCGACGGAGGACGCACACGATCACCAAGAGACTGAGACCAGGTCGAGCTCGGGCAACGCCCACGGCCATGAGCACGACCAGGATCACCCAACGCACCACAACCATGCCGAGGAGCTGGCCACTGTCCACCAGTACGAGCAGCAGCTGCAACTCCTGCGGCAGGTCACCCAAAAGCTGCTTGAAGCACGCCCCAAGAAGGACGCCTAG
- the LOC119547922 gene encoding extracellular sulfatase SULF-1 homolog yields the protein MKQLSSLRLAIVGLIVLLFVLHVLSKEHSHTRNQQSAKRFSRDSNSARERRPNIILILTDDQDVELGSLNFMPRTLRLLRDGGAEFRHAYTTTPMCCPARSSLLTGMYVHNHMVFTNNDNCSSPQWQATHETRSYATYLSNAGYRTGYFGKYLNKYNGSYIPPGWREWGGLIMNSKYYNYSINLNGQKIKHGFDYAKDYYPDLIANDSIAFLRSSKQQNQRKPVLLTMSFPAPHGPEDSAPQYSHLFFNVTTHHTPSYDHAPNPDKQWILRVTEPMQPVHKRFTNLLMTKRLQTLQSVDVAVERVYNELKDLGELDNTYIVYTSDHGYHLGQFGLIKGKSFPFEFDVRVPFLIRGPGIQASKVVNEIVLNVDLAPTFLDMGGVPTPQHMDGRSILPLLLSRNRAVRDNWPDSFLIESSGRRETAEQIAESRARLRIERQNMKLVNSSLLEDFLDGETTTTTTISSSITSTAATLMSSTVQNQEDAEEEVNTDNEEDDAMDSSAAALEDDDLEDAALEEGDEELVDQNNDLPLAPYITKMMRLNSECSDPALLKNCLPGQKWKCVNEEGRWRKHKCKFHLQLEHQLAIMPRKQYQRNCACFTPDGVVYTKIRAPSAGLHRVNKRTHHGHARRRNKREVFHTELPDEMEELLDLNQAVDHMTELHRTKRDLTGSSNETIAQVIQQIQATLEILELKFNEHELHSSNSSGNSFERGEKYSKSGGHRCFVDATSGKVNCSNVIYDDEKTWRTSRNQIDMLIKLLKDKIGKLKDMKKQLRESNKLALAAGRKNDNRRRNDPNLLDGGAGPEFNMSYFTDTNSTPRSNVVGQKEVFRGYGNANVFDSVEQPQSHRFAPRAECYCEPDVGESHADSKEMAREARRKLKEERQRKKERKRIKKARLEKECLSEKMNCFSHDNQHWRTAPLWNDSPFCFCMNANNNTYSCLRTINATHNYLYCEFTTGLITFYNLTIDRFETTNRAASLTPGERSHMHDALQQLKGCRGRSCSIRRHQSHLESGSSAPLLPINQVHRNNKRKHSPLAGSMGNFGFVGPRLDMDGLPPMKRRKLSKYNRLTGSQQSHIKRRPWKQQPLQQSPRFLPTHPGTPAAA from the exons ATGAAGCAGCTCTCCAGCCTACGCCTGGCCATTGTCGGCCTGATAGTCCTCCTGTTTGTGCTCCATGTGCTCAGCAAGGAGCATTCCCATACACGCAACCAGCAATCGGCCAAGAGATTCTCACGAGACTCGAACTCTGCCCGCGAGCGGCGACCGAACATAATACTCATCCTTACAGATGACCAGGATGTGGAACTTGGCTCCCTGAACTTCATGCCGCGCACCTTGCGGCTCCTTCGAGATGGTGGAGCTGAATTCCGCCATGCCTACACCACCACGCCCATGTGCTGCCCGGCGAGATCCTCGCTGCTCACCGGGATGTACGTGCACAACCACATGGTGTTCACCAACAACGACAACTGCTCCAGTCCCCAGTGGCAGGCCACCCACGAGACGCGCTCCTATGCCACGTATCTCTCGAATGCCGGCTATCGCACTGGTTACTTTGGAAAGTATCTGAACAAGTACAATGGATCTTACATACCGCCTGGTTGGCGAGAGTGGGGAGGTCTGATTATGAACTCCAAGTACTACAACTACAGCATCAATCTGAATGGACAGAAGATCAAGCATGGCTTCGACTACGCCAAGGATTATTATCCCGATCTGATAGCCAACGACTCGATCGCTTTCCTGCGTTCCTCTAAGCAGCAGAACCAGAGGAAGCCCGTCCTGCTCACCATGAGTTTTCCGGCACCTCATGGTCCCGAGGATTCAGCTCCACAATACAGTCATTTGTTCTTCAATGTGACCACCCACCA CACTCCATCCTACGATCATGCTCCAAATCCGGACAAGCAATGGATACTGAGGGTAACCGAACCGATGCAGCCCGTGCACAAAAGGTTCACCAATCTCCTGATGACCAAGCGCCTGCAGACCCTCCAAAGTGTCGACGTGGCCGTGGAGCGGGTCTACAACGAGCTGAAGGATCTTGGGGAGTTAGACAACACGTATATCGTATACACTTCGGATCACGGCTATCATCTGGGCCAGTTTGGTCTCATCAAGGGAAAGAGCTTTCCCTTTGAATTCGATGTGAGAGTGCCGTTCCTTATACGAGGACCTGGAATCCAGGCCTCCAAGGT GGTGAATGAAATTGTGTTGAATGTGGACCTGGCGCCCACTTTCCTGGACATGGGTGGAGTACCAACGCCGCAGCACATGGATGGACGCAGCATACTGCCCCTGCTGTTGAGCAGGAATCGCGCTGTGCGGGACAACTGGCCGGATAGCTTCCTGATCGAGAGTTCCGGCAGGAGGGAGACGGCTGAGCAGATAGCCGAGTCACGGGCCCGCCTCCGAATCGAGAGGCAAAACATGAAGCTGGTAAACAGCTCATTGCTTGAGGACTTCCTTGATGGGGagaccaccaccaccaccaccatttCGAGTAGCATCACCAGCACTGCCGCCACATTGATGAGTTCAACCGTCCAAAATCAAGAGGATGCTGAGGAGGAAGTGAATACGGATAACGAAGAGGACGATGCCATGGACAGTTCGGCAGCTGCCCTGGAAGACGATGATCTCGAGGATGCTGCCCTAGAGGAGGGCGACGAGGAACTGGTCGATCAGAACAACGATCTTCCCCTGGCGCCCTACATAACAAAGATGATGCGCCTCAACTCGGAGTGCTCCGATCCGGCCCTGCTTAAAAACTGCCTGCCTGGCCAGAAGTGGAAGTGCGTCAATGAGGAGGGACGTTGGCGCAAGCACAAGTGCAAGTTCCAC CTTCAGTTGGAGCATCAGTTGGCCATAATGCCCCGGAAGCAATATCAACGCAACTGCGCCTGTTTTACCCCCGATGGAGTGGTCTACACCAAGATTCGAGCTCCATCCGCTGGATTACATCGCGTGAACAAGCGCACTCATCATGGCCATGCTCGGCGGAGAAACAAGAGGGAGGTGTTCCACACGGAGCTACCAGACGAGATGGAGGAGCTACTGGATCTCAATCAGGCTGTCGATCATATGACAGAACTGCATCGCACTAAGCGGGACTTAACCGGAAGTAGCAACGAGACGATTGCCCAAGTCATTCAGCAGATACAAGCCACTCTGGAGATCCTGGAGCTCAAGTTCAATGAGCATGAACTGCACAGCTCCAACTCCAGTGGCAATTCCTTTGAGCGAGGCGAGAAGTATTCCAAGTCTGGTGGTCATCGCTGCTTTGTGGATGCGACTTCgggcaaagtgaactgctccAATGTGATATACGACGACGAGAAGACGTGGCGTACCTCCCGCAACCAGATCGACATGCTGATCAAGCTCTTAAAGGACAAGATTGGCAAGCTGAAGGATATGAAGAAGCAGCTGAGGGAGAGCAACAAGCTGGCATTGGCGGCTGGCCGAAAGAACGATAACCGGCGAAGGAATGACCCTAACTTGTTGGATGGTGGCGCCGGACCAGAGTTCAACATGAGCTACTTCACCGATACGAACAGCACACCAAGGTCAAACGTCGTTGGCCAAAAGGAAGTATTCCGAGGATATGGGAATGCCAACGTGTTCGATTCAGTGGAGCAGCCTCAGTCGCATCGGTTTGCCCCGCGAGCCGAGTGCTATTGTGAACCCGATGTGGGGGAGAG CCATGCGGACTCCAAGGAAATGGCTCGCGAGGCGCGGAGGAAGCTGAAGGAAGAGCGGCAGCGCAAGAAGGAGCGAAAGCGCATCAAGAAGGCTCGACTGGAGAAGGAGTGCCTGTCCGAGAAGATGAACTGCTTCTCACACGACAATCAGCATTGGCGTACTGCTCCCCTGTGGAATGATAGTCCTTTCTGCTTCTGCATGAACGCCAACAACAATACCTACTCCTGCCTAAGGACCATCAATGCCACCCACAACTATCTGTACTGCGAGTTTACCACAGGCCTGATCACCTTCTATAACTTGACCATAG ATCGCTTTGAGACGACCAATCGCGCAGCTAGTCTAACGCCTGGAGAGAGATCCCACATGCACGATGCACTGCAGCAGTTGAAGGGCTGTCGCGGACGCAGCTGCAGCATCCGGCGACACCAGTCCCACCTGGAGAGCGGATCCAGTGCTCCACTGCTGCCCATCAATCAAGTGCACCGCAACAACAAGCGAAAGCATT CTCCCCTGGCGGGATCCATGGGCAACTTTGGATTTGTGGGCCCACGACTGGACATGGACGGACTGCCTCCGATGAAGCGGCGAAAGCTGTCCAAATACAACAG ATTGACTGGATCGCAGCAGTCGCACATCAAGCGGCGTCCCTGGAAACAGCAGCCCCTTCAGCAGTCCCCCAGATTCTTGCCCACGCATCCTGGTACCCCAGCCGCGGCCTAA
- the LOC119547976 gene encoding uncharacterized protein LOC119547976, with protein MPTSSSWPRTYLNWKRVLLLSLKCVYFMLVVKFSQKCLAMSVKSRLVQGRRQSVQEGSQRRGVALT; from the coding sequence ATGCCCACATCTTCATCCTGGCCGCGCACCTACCTCAACTGGAAGCGGGTGCTGCTGCTCTCGCTGAAGTGCGTCTACTTTATGCTGGTGGTGAAGTTCAGCCAGAAGTGCCTGGCGATGTCCGTTAAGAGTCGGCTGGTCCAGGGGCGGAGGCAGAGTGTGCAGGAGGGATCGCAGCGCAGAGGAGTAGCACTCACTTGA
- the LOC119547960 gene encoding D-xylose-proton symporter-like 1 isoform X2: protein MSGMQTTYVGANPIPPRETIVIATAPPPEPRKPIATSYNNGYFSRLNRQNLVSYAVFFLLIYGGMDMAASLGWNETYSVLLFTEYSYCWFIGVIIGALAASLTMAFLPKQVYYVLGALMQLTGSIIFTAAPEDYAACVAARYLAGLGIGLLTVPFIIHNAEVAPINHRGVNGGTEQCGLALGIVFQVIFTTEWASIVGSTPNLVHGIIGIIFSLFGLAMTALAIESPIFYLRRNQENLARQCQEKLLVHAPGGVNAALDEARIYVAESDSRSMGEDLMASITPFLKMLFFRCFVAFSFSLPLSISIISSTAVAEEDLSVWPMYVFGVLRLIGTMVGLCFLDTVGRKAVSLVGLLVMAGLILGLAGIYADVSNIGSVYYMTQACNIGMAFQAFAGLFVCSSSAYLGEAFPMRLKSSLVGVIVIMEQIIHVIVIACVSPVPSKDFYFQYFLAVGITMLVGAIFFAVSLPETKKMTLRAAGHRFQRYYDVRIY, encoded by the exons ATGAGTGGAATGCAAACCACTTATGTGGGTGCGAATCCCATTCCCCCAAGGGAGACCATCGTCATCGCAACTGCACCACCGCCAGAGCCTAGAAAACCTATTGCTACCTCTTATAACAATGGATACTTTTCCCGACTCAATAGACAAAATCTTGTCTCTTATGCAG TTTTCTTCCTACTCATCTATGGCGGCATGGATATGGCTGCCAGCTTGGGCTGGAATGAGACCTACAGCGTCCTCCTGTTCACGGAGTACTCGTACTGTTGGTTCATAGGTGTCATCATTGGAGCCCTGGCCGCTTCGCTCACCATGGCTTTCCTGCCCAAACAGGTCTACTAT GTCCTTGGAGCTCTCATGCAGCTAACTGGATCCATCATATTCACGGCTGCGCCTGAGGACTACGCAGCCTGTGTGGCTGCCCGCTACTTGGCCGGCTTGGGGATTGGCCTCCTCACAGTGCCCTTCATCATCCACAACGCAGAGGTGGCACCTATCAACCATAGAGGGGTCAACGGCGGTACCGAGCAGTGCGGCCTGGCCTTGGGAATCGTTTTCCAAGTGATCTTCACCACGGAATGGGCTTCTATAGTAGGATCCACACCTAACCTGGTACATGGAATCATTGGGATTATATTCTCCCTGTTTGGCCTTGCGATGACTGCCCTAGCTATAGAATCACCAATTTTCTACTTGCGTCGAAACCAGGAGAATCTGGCGCGTCAGTGCCAGGAGAAGCTTCTGGTTCATGCTCCTGGCGGAGTCAATGCAGCCTTGGATGAGGCCAGGATCTATGTGGCGGAGAGCGATAGCCGGAGCATGGGGGAGGATCTAATGGCCTCCATAACTCCCTTCCTGAAGATGCTTTTCTTCCGCTGCTTTGTCGCATTCTCCTTCTCCCTGCCGTTATCCATTTCGATCATCTCGAGCACCGCTGTGGCGGAGGAAGACCTCAGCGTTTGGCCAATGTACGTGTTTGGCGTCCTCCGGCTCATCGGAACCATGGTGGGCCTTTGTTTCCTAGACACAGTGGGTCGCAAGGCGGTGTCACTGGTGGGCCTGCTCGTAATGGCTGGACTGATCCTCGGTCTGGCGGGGATTTATGCCGATGTGAGCAATATAGGCAGTGTTTACTACATGACACAGGCCTGCAATATTGGAATGGCATTCCAAGCCTTCGCTGGACTCTTCGTCTGCAGCTCATCAGCATATTTGGGCGAAGCCTTTCCTATGCGGCTAAAGTCGTCCCTCGTCGGAGTGATCGTCATTATGGAGCAAATCATCCACGTCATCGTAATCGCCTGTGTTAGTCCTGTGCCCAGCAAGGATTTCTATTTCCAGTATTTCTTGGCCGTGGGTATTACCATGCTGGTGGGTGCGATTTTCTTTGCCGTCTCCTTGCCGGAAACAAAGAAGATGACGCTCCGAGCGGCTGGCCACCGTTTCCAGAGGTATTACGATGTAAGGATCTATTAG